In one Meiothermus sp. Pnk-1 genomic region, the following are encoded:
- a CDS encoding ABC transporter substrate-binding protein, which yields MRRVGYAIMALVGILALGASFSQQRAKLSDNKIVLAVLNDQSGVYADLSGKNSVEAVKMAVEDFEAKYGKNALGGPIEVVSADHQNKPDLANAKAQEFYDRQGADVILDVPTSSAALAVAGVAKQKKRLYINITAATTELTGAQCNKYTFHYAYDTYMLANGTGVAVTNSGGKSWYIVYPNYAFGQDMEKSFRRAIERNGGKVLQSDPTPFPNDDFSSFLLKAASSKPQVLGAMQAGQDLVNLVKQYNEFGLKKQGIQLAIGLLFDTDIHALGPDAYAGVVYTTAWYWNLDAKSRAWADRFFQRTKTRPTFAHAGNYSAAWQYLEAVRRAGTDDADAVAKALEGYRFSDFFARNAYIRPEDHRVLHDAYLARVKPASQVKEPWDYSEILSTIPAIKAFRPLTDSPCKHDW from the coding sequence ATGAGGCGAGTGGGTTATGCGATCATGGCTTTGGTAGGGATTCTGGCCCTGGGGGCCTCCTTTTCCCAACAGCGTGCCAAGCTCAGCGACAACAAGATCGTGCTGGCCGTGCTCAACGACCAGTCCGGCGTCTACGCCGATCTATCCGGCAAAAACTCGGTCGAAGCAGTAAAAATGGCCGTGGAGGATTTCGAGGCCAAGTACGGCAAGAACGCCTTGGGGGGACCCATCGAGGTAGTAAGCGCCGACCACCAGAACAAGCCGGATCTGGCCAACGCCAAGGCCCAGGAATTCTATGACCGCCAGGGGGCCGACGTAATCTTGGACGTGCCCACCTCTTCCGCAGCGCTGGCCGTAGCCGGGGTCGCCAAGCAGAAAAAACGGCTGTACATCAATATCACCGCGGCCACCACCGAGCTCACCGGCGCACAGTGCAACAAGTACACCTTCCACTATGCCTACGACACCTACATGCTGGCCAACGGCACCGGGGTTGCGGTGACCAACAGCGGGGGCAAGAGCTGGTATATCGTCTACCCCAACTATGCCTTCGGGCAGGACATGGAGAAATCCTTCCGCCGGGCCATCGAGCGCAACGGCGGCAAGGTGCTGCAAAGCGACCCCACCCCCTTCCCCAACGACGACTTCTCCAGCTTTTTGCTCAAGGCAGCCTCGAGCAAACCTCAGGTGCTAGGGGCTATGCAGGCGGGGCAGGACTTGGTCAACCTGGTTAAGCAGTACAACGAGTTCGGCCTCAAAAAGCAGGGCATTCAGCTGGCCATCGGGCTGCTCTTCGATACCGATATCCACGCCCTGGGGCCGGATGCCTACGCCGGAGTGGTCTACACCACCGCTTGGTACTGGAACCTGGACGCCAAATCCCGCGCCTGGGCTGACCGCTTCTTCCAGCGCACCAAGACCCGGCCTACTTTTGCTCATGCGGGCAACTACTCGGCGGCCTGGCAATACCTCGAGGCCGTACGCCGCGCCGGCACCGATGATGCCGACGCGGTGGCGAAGGCCCTCGAGGGGTACCGCTTCTCCGACTTCTTCGCCCGCAACGCCTACATCCGCCCGGAGGACCACCGGGTGCTCCACGATGCTTACCTGGCCCGGGTGAAACCAGCTTCTCAGGTCAAGGAACCTTGGGACTACTCGGAGATCCTCTCCACGATTCCCGCAATCAAGGCCTTCCGCCCCCTTACCGAC